A single window of Rhizobium indicum DNA harbors:
- a CDS encoding TetR family transcriptional regulator — MNDIAENTLDITRQENVTRILDAAERLFRHYGYSKTTVADIARDLGMSPANIYRFFASKVEIHQALCGRMLATAYQIAYDIRHQPISASERLRRYVETQHQLTLDLMLDEMKVHEMIIVAIERDWHVIEKHIDRVHDLIAEIIAEGIAAGEFAEQDPVVASRCFGAATNTLCHPQMVAQCLAKTNRASVDELISYVIRALKK, encoded by the coding sequence ATGAACGACATTGCGGAAAATACGCTCGACATCACGCGGCAGGAGAATGTCACGCGCATTCTGGATGCAGCCGAGCGACTGTTTCGGCACTATGGCTACAGCAAGACGACGGTGGCCGACATTGCCCGCGATCTCGGCATGTCGCCGGCCAATATTTATCGTTTCTTCGCCTCCAAGGTCGAAATTCACCAGGCGCTCTGCGGGCGCATGCTCGCCACCGCTTATCAAATCGCCTACGACATCCGCCATCAGCCGATCAGCGCCAGCGAGCGGCTGCGCCGCTATGTCGAGACCCAGCACCAGTTGACGCTGGATCTGATGCTCGACGAGATGAAGGTGCACGAGATGATCATCGTCGCGATCGAACGCGACTGGCATGTCATCGAGAAACATATCGACCGCGTCCATGATCTCATTGCCGAAATCATCGCCGAAGGCATTGCAGCCGGGGAATTCGCCGAGCAGGACCCGGTCGTTGCGTCGCGCTGCTTCGGCGCTGCGACGAACACGCTCTGCCATCCGCAGATGGTGGCGCAATGTCTTGCGAAAACGAACCGCGCGAGCGTCGACGAGCTGATCAGTTATGTGATCAGGGCGCTGAAGAAATAA
- a CDS encoding efflux RND transporter periplasmic adaptor subunit yields MFSLKTLSHRMPSVASLVLFGAIGIGVSACSEEKAEVKQVIRPVKVVEIAKAGDTRKLDYSGSVKARTEMNLGFRVAGKITERLVDIGDKVKPGDVLARMDSTDYQLAVKTAEANLAAAEKGVETADLVNKRNQQLFDKNVSPKSQLEQASLSYDQAVSSRDAAVSALDQAKNQVSYAELKADHNGIVTTINADVGQVVASGTPVVAVAVDGEKEVQIAVPENDIAEFKPGKTVKASFWADDRLVLDGKVREVSGSADQQSRTFAVRVSLPNDPQVLLGMTATIEADVSNGNSYVSIPLSALAEKDGKQMVWTVDRDTATVHGRDIKVADFTGDGVHVTEGLDTGDLVVSAGTQFMSENLKVKVPDQQSALAATDQTVR; encoded by the coding sequence ATGTTTTCGCTCAAGACCCTCAGCCATCGCATGCCGTCCGTCGCCAGTCTCGTGCTCTTCGGCGCCATCGGCATCGGCGTTTCCGCCTGCTCGGAAGAGAAGGCTGAGGTCAAGCAAGTCATCCGGCCGGTGAAGGTCGTCGAGATCGCCAAGGCCGGCGACACCCGCAAGCTCGACTATTCGGGCTCGGTCAAGGCACGCACGGAGATGAACCTCGGATTTCGCGTCGCCGGCAAAATCACCGAACGCCTCGTCGATATCGGCGACAAGGTGAAGCCGGGCGACGTGCTCGCTCGGATGGACTCCACCGATTACCAGCTGGCGGTCAAGACGGCGGAAGCCAATCTCGCAGCCGCTGAAAAAGGCGTCGAAACCGCCGATCTCGTGAACAAGCGCAATCAGCAGCTGTTCGACAAGAATGTTTCGCCGAAATCCCAGCTCGAGCAAGCGTCGCTCAGTTACGATCAGGCCGTTTCAAGCCGCGATGCCGCCGTCTCGGCGCTCGATCAGGCGAAGAACCAGGTGAGTTATGCGGAGCTGAAGGCCGACCACAACGGGATTGTCACGACGATCAATGCCGATGTCGGCCAGGTCGTTGCGTCGGGCACTCCCGTCGTCGCCGTTGCCGTCGACGGCGAAAAGGAAGTGCAGATCGCCGTTCCGGAAAATGACATTGCCGAATTCAAGCCGGGCAAGACAGTCAAGGCCAGCTTCTGGGCTGACGACAGGCTGGTGCTCGACGGCAAGGTGCGCGAGGTTTCCGGCAGCGCCGACCAGCAGTCGCGTACCTTTGCGGTTCGGGTGAGCCTGCCGAACGATCCGCAGGTGTTGCTCGGCATGACGGCGACGATCGAGGCCGATGTCAGCAACGGCAACAGCTATGTCTCGATCCCGCTCAGCGCCCTGGCTGAAAAGGACGGTAAGCAGATGGTCTGGACCGTCGACCGCGACACGGCGACCGTGCATGGCCGCGACATCAAGGTCGCCGATTTCACCGGCGACGGCGTGCATGTGACCGAGGGTCTCGATACCGGCGATCTCGTCGTTTCGGCCGGCACGCAGTTCATGAGCGAAAACCTGAAGGTGAAGGTGCCGGACCAGCAGTCGGCCCTGGCTGCCACGGACCAGACCGTCCGCTGA
- a CDS encoding efflux RND transporter permease subunit, whose translation MDATTTEKRPFNLSRWAIGHPSIARFLFGLIIITGVLGLMRMGQREDPEFTFRVMVVQAIWPGASIQEMEDQVVNKIERKLQETPHIDWVKSYTRAGSAIITLQVKGDTNSQEVADAFYQVRKKVGDISSELPQGLLGPYFNDEFGDTFITLHSISGDGYSYPELKKFAIQARDMLLTTPGVEKAVIIGDQPEKIYIDVSSKALAERGLTILDLQNAIKGQNNVDPAGSVDTGLRSVRISVEGDVKKAADIRELRLRAGGQVTRLGDIATVSSGLEDPYQRKYRFNGHDSVQVGVVMAKGFNVTDVGKGVEATYQRFEEALPYGVAVDQIANQPDVVTDAVSEFMHALGEALIIVLVVSFVSIGWRSGLVIAIAIPLVLAATFALMYELGIDLQRISLGALIIALGLLVDDAMIVVEMMERKLEEGLVKIEAASFAYSSTAFPMLTGTLITTAGFIPVGFAASTAGEYVRSLFYVVGIALVTSWFVAVYFTPWLGYMILKQRHHAGKHHDAFDTGFYRRLRGTVGWAVRHRVIVLLLTLGTFVTSLWAFQFIPQNFFPQSSRPEILVDLWLPEGTSIKEVEVQAKALEAKMMDDPDKKFIATYIGEGAPRFFLPLDQQLRNPNFAQLLVMANDEPARERLIVKLRTILAEDFPDIRGKVDRLFLGPPTGWPVQMRVMGPDRQEVREIADQVKARFQANPELGAIHDDWLEEVPAMKLVIDQDRARALGVTSQRVRQMLQTAMSGAALDDFRDGEETVSIVAREPDASRSLLSAVNSVYVPTDFGGFVPVSQVAKVVPVMEQGIEWRRNRLPTITVRATLPDDVQANDVVMKMYADMKDLRDSLPAGYHVEIQGGAEDAAESQMSIAAKAPIMLAVIIVLLMVQLQHFGKAMLVLATGPLGIIGAAAALLISGAPFGFVAILGVIALLGIIMRNSIILVDQIDQDIKAGMHRQEAIVGAAVRRFRPIMLTALTAVLALIPISRGVFWGPLAYAMMGGILVATVLTILVLPAGYALFFGREPKTKDEPGQHADAIQEEADDRHPPALAAE comes from the coding sequence ATGGACGCCACCACCACCGAAAAGCGGCCCTTCAATCTGTCGCGCTGGGCGATCGGACATCCAAGCATCGCCCGCTTCCTCTTCGGGCTGATCATCATCACCGGCGTGCTCGGTCTGATGCGCATGGGCCAGCGCGAGGACCCCGAATTCACCTTCCGCGTCATGGTCGTTCAGGCGATCTGGCCGGGCGCTTCCATTCAGGAAATGGAAGATCAGGTCGTCAACAAGATCGAGCGCAAGCTGCAGGAAACGCCGCATATCGACTGGGTCAAGTCGTATACGCGGGCGGGCAGTGCGATCATCACCCTGCAGGTCAAGGGCGACACGAATTCGCAAGAGGTGGCGGATGCCTTTTACCAGGTGCGCAAGAAGGTCGGCGACATCTCCAGCGAGCTGCCGCAGGGCCTGCTCGGCCCCTATTTCAACGACGAGTTCGGCGATACCTTCATCACGCTGCATTCGATCAGCGGCGACGGCTATTCCTATCCGGAACTGAAGAAATTCGCGATCCAGGCGCGCGACATGCTGCTGACGACGCCGGGCGTTGAGAAGGCGGTCATCATCGGCGACCAGCCTGAGAAGATCTATATCGACGTCTCGTCGAAGGCGCTCGCCGAGCGCGGCCTGACGATCCTCGATCTGCAGAACGCCATCAAGGGCCAGAACAATGTCGATCCGGCCGGCTCGGTCGATACCGGCCTGCGCTCGGTGCGCATATCGGTCGAAGGCGACGTGAAGAAGGCGGCCGATATCCGCGAACTGCGCCTTCGCGCCGGCGGCCAGGTGACGCGCCTCGGCGATATCGCGACCGTCAGTTCCGGGCTCGAAGATCCCTACCAGCGCAAGTACCGTTTCAACGGCCACGACAGCGTTCAGGTCGGCGTCGTGATGGCCAAGGGCTTCAATGTGACCGATGTCGGCAAGGGCGTGGAGGCGACCTATCAGCGCTTCGAGGAGGCGCTGCCCTATGGCGTCGCCGTTGATCAGATCGCCAACCAGCCCGACGTGGTGACGGATGCGGTCAGCGAATTCATGCATGCGCTCGGCGAAGCTCTCATCATCGTGCTGGTCGTCTCGTTCGTGTCGATCGGCTGGCGATCGGGCCTCGTTATCGCCATCGCCATTCCATTGGTGCTGGCCGCCACCTTTGCGCTGATGTACGAACTCGGCATCGACCTGCAGCGCATCTCGCTCGGCGCGCTGATCATCGCGCTCGGCCTGCTTGTCGACGATGCGATGATCGTCGTCGAGATGATGGAACGAAAACTGGAGGAGGGGCTCGTCAAGATCGAGGCGGCAAGCTTCGCCTATTCCTCGACCGCCTTCCCGATGCTGACGGGCACGCTGATCACCACGGCCGGCTTCATTCCCGTCGGCTTCGCCGCCTCGACGGCCGGCGAATATGTGCGGTCGCTATTCTACGTCGTCGGCATCGCGCTTGTCACCTCGTGGTTCGTCGCGGTCTACTTCACGCCGTGGCTCGGCTATATGATCCTCAAGCAGCGCCATCACGCCGGCAAGCATCACGACGCCTTCGACACCGGCTTCTACCGTCGGCTGCGCGGCACGGTCGGCTGGGCGGTGCGCCACCGCGTCATCGTGCTGCTGCTGACGCTCGGCACCTTCGTCACCAGCCTCTGGGCCTTTCAGTTCATTCCGCAGAATTTCTTCCCGCAATCTTCGCGGCCGGAAATTCTCGTCGATCTCTGGCTGCCCGAGGGCACCAGCATCAAGGAAGTCGAGGTGCAGGCAAAGGCGCTCGAAGCCAAGATGATGGATGATCCCGACAAGAAGTTCATCGCCACCTATATCGGCGAAGGCGCGCCGCGCTTCTTCCTGCCGCTCGATCAGCAGCTGCGCAATCCGAACTTCGCCCAGCTGCTCGTCATGGCCAATGACGAACCGGCGCGCGAGCGGCTGATCGTCAAGCTGCGGACGATCCTTGCGGAAGACTTCCCCGATATTCGCGGCAAGGTCGACCGCCTCTTCCTCGGTCCGCCGACCGGCTGGCCGGTGCAGATGCGCGTCATGGGGCCTGACCGCCAGGAAGTCAGGGAGATCGCCGATCAGGTAAAGGCGCGCTTCCAGGCCAATCCGGAGCTCGGCGCCATCCATGACGATTGGCTGGAAGAGGTGCCGGCGATGAAGCTGGTGATCGACCAGGACCGCGCCCGGGCACTCGGCGTCACCTCGCAGCGTGTGCGCCAGATGCTGCAGACCGCCATGTCAGGGGCTGCGCTCGACGATTTCCGCGATGGTGAGGAGACGGTCTCGATCGTCGCCCGCGAGCCGGATGCCAGCCGTTCGCTGCTGTCGGCGGTCAACTCGGTCTATGTGCCGACGGATTTCGGCGGCTTTGTACCGGTCTCGCAGGTCGCCAAGGTCGTGCCCGTCATGGAGCAGGGCATCGAATGGCGGCGCAACAGGCTGCCGACGATCACCGTGCGCGCCACGCTGCCTGACGATGTGCAGGCGAACGATGTGGTGATGAAGATGTATGCCGACATGAAGGACCTGCGCGACAGCCTGCCTGCCGGCTACCATGTCGAGATTCAGGGCGGCGCCGAGGATGCGGCGGAAAGCCAGATGTCGATTGCCGCCAAGGCGCCGATCATGCTCGCCGTCATCATCGTGCTGCTGATGGTGCAGCTGCAGCATTTCGGCAAGGCGATGCTGGTGCTCGCCACCGGTCCGCTCGGGATCATCGGTGCGGCGGCCGCATTGCTGATCAGCGGCGCGCCCTTCGGCTTCGTGGCGATCCTCGGCGTCATCGCGCTGCTCGGCATCATCATGCGCAACTCGATCATCCTGGTCGACCAGATCGACCAGGATATCAAGGCCGGCATGCATCGGCAGGAGGCGATCGTCGGCGCGGCCGTGCGGCGTTTCCGGCCGATCATGCTGACGGCGCTGACCGCCGTGCTGGCGCTGATCCCGATCTCGCGCGGTGTCTTCTGGGGTCCGCTCGCCTACGCGATGATGGGCGGCATCCTGGTTGCGACCGTGCTTACCATTCTGGTTCTGCCCGCCGGTTACGCCCTTTTCTTCGGCCGGGAGCCGAAGACAAAGGACGAGCCAGGCCAGCATGCCGACGCCATCCAGGAAGAGGCGGATGACAGACATCCGCCGGCGTTGGCAGCAGAGTGA
- a CDS encoding beta-N-acetylhexosaminidase → MADYHLEASWSPIEGSFGRLTFTLFNLSTEPLSSFSLAYTSETRVADKHVCDGGSLKRRVAHFHEFLPPEGLSVPPGGRWRFTVEGLTRAPKHMTSGVKSAYLTLGDGRHVPVGFGDLMLEGRDGGVAPPILPPGRAEEPYSLLPWPLALGLKAGELPVVLYPAARTRADAVKALSLVLALYQRLYPADNMPFSLSAVEGGRAIRFVTESSIAAFAYELRFTAHEIVLSSADDAGRHYGLISLAQLLHGARADREHFKFPSFGTIADQPRYDWRGCHLDVSRQFYPVADVARLIDILAWNKLNIFHWHLTDDEAWRLEIKAYPALTEIGARRGPDEVLVPQLGDGAQPRAGHYTQEDARWIVAHAASLHIEVVPEIDIPGHSMATLFSLPELVDGQEAPDSYRSVQGYPNNALNPAVEFTYEFLGNVFDEMVTLFPGEYLHIGGDEVARGSWLSSPLCKALMEREKLAGTAELQSYFLKRIKAMLSERGRKLVGWNEVSHGGGVDRDGTLLMAWEKPAVGIELAQEGYDVVMTPGQAYYLDMAQAEAWAEPGAAWAGFSPPEHTYAYEAEGELPEALQEKMRGIQACIWTENFVSRAYFNRLVFPRLPAIAEAAWTPSARKDWDRFAAVVRMWPML, encoded by the coding sequence ATGGCCGATTACCATCTGGAAGCAAGCTGGAGCCCGATCGAGGGCAGTTTCGGGCGCCTCACCTTCACGCTTTTCAATCTTTCGACCGAGCCGCTGTCCAGCTTCTCGCTCGCCTATACGTCAGAGACGCGGGTCGCCGACAAACATGTCTGCGACGGCGGCAGCCTCAAGCGGCGGGTCGCGCATTTCCATGAATTCCTGCCGCCCGAGGGGCTGAGCGTGCCGCCCGGCGGGCGCTGGCGGTTCACGGTCGAGGGGCTGACCAGGGCGCCGAAACATATGACATCAGGCGTCAAGTCGGCCTATCTGACACTTGGCGACGGGCGCCACGTTCCGGTTGGTTTCGGCGATCTCATGCTCGAAGGCCGGGATGGTGGCGTGGCGCCGCCCATTCTGCCGCCGGGCCGGGCCGAGGAACCCTATTCGCTGCTGCCCTGGCCGCTGGCGCTCGGGCTGAAGGCTGGAGAGCTGCCGGTCGTCCTTTATCCGGCCGCGCGGACGCGGGCCGATGCGGTCAAGGCACTCTCGCTGGTTCTCGCGCTTTACCAGCGGCTCTACCCGGCAGACAATATGCCGTTTTCCCTCAGTGCCGTCGAAGGCGGGCGGGCCATTCGTTTCGTCACCGAATCGTCGATCGCTGCCTTCGCTTACGAATTGCGTTTTACCGCGCATGAGATCGTGCTTTCGAGTGCGGATGATGCCGGGCGGCATTACGGGCTGATCAGCCTGGCGCAATTGCTGCACGGCGCCCGCGCCGATCGCGAGCACTTCAAATTCCCCAGTTTCGGCACGATCGCCGACCAGCCGCGTTATGACTGGCGCGGCTGCCATCTCGATGTGTCCAGGCAGTTCTATCCGGTGGCGGACGTCGCGCGGCTGATCGATATTCTCGCCTGGAACAAGCTCAACATCTTCCACTGGCATCTGACCGATGACGAAGCGTGGCGGCTGGAGATCAAAGCCTACCCCGCGCTGACGGAGATCGGCGCCCGGCGCGGCCCGGATGAAGTGCTCGTGCCGCAGCTCGGCGACGGGGCGCAACCGCGCGCCGGCCATTACACACAGGAGGACGCCAGGTGGATCGTTGCGCATGCCGCCTCGCTGCATATCGAGGTGGTGCCGGAAATCGATATTCCGGGCCACAGCATGGCGACGCTGTTCTCACTGCCCGAGCTTGTCGACGGGCAGGAGGCGCCGGACAGTTACCGCTCGGTGCAGGGTTATCCGAACAACGCTCTCAATCCGGCTGTAGAATTCACCTACGAATTTCTCGGCAATGTGTTCGACGAGATGGTGACGCTGTTTCCCGGCGAATATCTCCATATCGGCGGCGACGAAGTGGCGCGTGGCTCCTGGCTCTCCTCGCCGCTCTGCAAGGCGCTGATGGAGCGGGAGAAACTTGCCGGCACCGCCGAGCTGCAATCCTATTTCCTGAAACGTATCAAAGCCATGCTGTCGGAGCGCGGCAGGAAACTCGTCGGCTGGAACGAGGTCTCGCATGGCGGCGGGGTCGATCGCGACGGCACGCTGCTGATGGCCTGGGAAAAGCCCGCCGTCGGCATTGAGCTGGCACAGGAAGGCTACGACGTGGTGATGACGCCGGGCCAGGCCTATTATCTCGATATGGCGCAGGCTGAAGCCTGGGCCGAGCCCGGCGCGGCCTGGGCAGGGTTCAGCCCGCCGGAACACACCTACGCTTACGAGGCTGAGGGTGAGCTGCCGGAGGCGCTGCAGGAGAAGATGCGCGGCATCCAGGCCTGCATCTGGACCGAGAACTTCGTCTCGCGCGCCTATTTCAACCGGCTGGTTTTTCCGCGGCTCCCGGCAATCGCCGAGGCTGCCTGGACGCCTTCTGCACGCAAGGACTGGGATCGGTTCGCAGCGGTCGTGCGGATGTGGCCGATGCTTTAA
- a CDS encoding ROK family protein, giving the protein MIISFDIGGSAIKGGIARSETDILPLGRRPTPRDDFAAFVETLRGIIAETGEQPSRIVLSIAGVVDPDTQRLICANIPCIHDRTLAADLEAELGLPVLIANDADCFAMAEAGLGAGRGHRIVFGAILGTGVGGGLVADGRLVNEAGGFAGEWGHGPIIASAAGNPPVAIPAYACGCGQKGCVDTVGGARGLERLHKTLHDLDLASEEIIAQWRHGEEKATRTIDVYVDLVASPLALTINITGATIVPVGGGLSNVEPLLAELDHAVRARILRKFDRPLVVRSECRIEPGLIGAALLGLKAETAA; this is encoded by the coding sequence ATGATCATTTCATTCGACATCGGCGGCTCCGCCATCAAGGGCGGCATCGCACGCTCCGAGACAGACATCCTTCCCCTCGGCCGCCGCCCGACGCCTAGGGATGATTTTGCCGCTTTCGTCGAGACCCTGCGCGGCATCATCGCCGAAACCGGTGAGCAGCCGAGCCGCATCGTCCTTTCCATCGCCGGCGTCGTCGATCCCGATACACAGCGCCTGATCTGCGCCAACATTCCCTGCATCCACGACCGCACGCTCGCAGCCGACCTCGAAGCCGAGCTCGGTCTGCCGGTGCTGATCGCCAACGACGCCGACTGTTTCGCGATGGCCGAAGCCGGTCTCGGCGCCGGCCGCGGCCACCGCATCGTCTTCGGCGCCATCCTCGGTACCGGCGTCGGCGGCGGCCTGGTTGCCGACGGACGCCTCGTCAACGAGGCCGGCGGCTTTGCCGGCGAATGGGGTCACGGGCCGATCATCGCATCTGCGGCCGGCAATCCGCCCGTCGCCATTCCCGCTTATGCCTGCGGCTGCGGCCAGAAGGGCTGCGTCGACACCGTCGGCGGCGCCCGCGGCCTGGAGCGCCTGCACAAGACGCTGCACGATCTCGACCTTGCCAGCGAGGAGATCATCGCTCAGTGGCGCCATGGAGAGGAGAAGGCGACACGGACGATCGACGTCTATGTCGATCTCGTCGCCTCGCCCTTAGCGCTGACGATCAACATCACCGGCGCGACCATCGTGCCGGTCGGTGGCGGGCTTTCCAATGTCGAGCCGCTGCTTGCCGAGCTCGACCACGCCGTGCGCGCCCGCATCCTGCGCAAGTTCGATCGTCCGCTGGTGGTGCGCAGCGAATGCCGCATCGAACCCGGCCTGATAGGGGCAGCGCTTTTGGGGCTGAAGGCCGAGACGGCAGCTTAA
- a CDS encoding exopolysaccharide biosynthesis protein: MAADQSRERISIGDLFNTMGDRAISALMLIFALPNAFPTPPGTSAVLGAPLVFLAAQLTFGLKPWLPKVIANRSMRREDFETIVGRIHRWLAWAERMLKPRLAIFAEPPAEYLAGAACLLLSIVLLLPVPLGNILPAVTISVFAFGILGRDGLFALIGFVMTAVSLVVAGGVIYGLVKAAIHLVVQWFA; the protein is encoded by the coding sequence ATGGCCGCCGATCAGAGCCGCGAACGGATCTCGATCGGCGATCTGTTCAACACGATGGGCGACAGGGCGATCAGCGCGTTGATGCTGATCTTCGCGCTGCCGAACGCCTTTCCCACTCCGCCAGGCACCTCGGCCGTGCTCGGCGCGCCATTGGTCTTCCTGGCAGCACAACTGACCTTCGGGCTGAAGCCCTGGCTACCGAAGGTGATTGCCAACCGTTCGATGCGCCGGGAGGATTTCGAGACCATTGTCGGCCGCATCCATCGCTGGCTCGCCTGGGCCGAGCGCATGTTGAAGCCGAGGCTTGCGATCTTCGCCGAACCGCCGGCGGAATATCTTGCCGGGGCGGCATGCCTGCTGCTGTCGATCGTGCTGCTGCTGCCGGTCCCGCTCGGCAATATCCTGCCGGCCGTCACGATCTCCGTCTTCGCGTTCGGGATCTTGGGCCGTGACGGGCTCTTCGCGCTCATCGGCTTCGTGATGACGGCCGTGTCGCTCGTCGTCGCCGGCGGGGTGATTTACGGTCTCGTGAAGGCGGCGATCCATCTCGTCGTGCAATGGTTTGCCTAA
- a CDS encoding sugar-binding transcriptional regulator, with product MVKRSETPARLDDAARAGWLYYVAGRTQDEIAAAMGISRQSAQRLVSLAVAERLIKVRLDHPIAACLELGNQLRRKFGLKHVEVVPSDPASSSTTVGIAEAAAAEIERWLKRAEPIVLAIGTGRTLKAAVDQLPAIECPNHRIVSLTGNIAPDGSAAYYNVIFSMADAVKARHYPMPLPVLVTSAEERELLHGQQLVRSTLNMSAQADVTFVGIGELGIDGPLCVDGFLEKDEMMELMRGGAVGEICGWIFDVDGRLIDNPINERVASAPIPSRDASMVIGLAKGKRKFKAIRAAVVGHQINALITDEETAEFLLRN from the coding sequence ATGGTAAAAAGATCCGAGACCCCTGCACGGCTCGACGATGCGGCGCGTGCCGGCTGGCTCTATTACGTTGCCGGGCGTACGCAGGATGAAATCGCCGCTGCTATGGGCATCTCGCGGCAATCAGCACAGCGGCTGGTGTCGCTGGCGGTCGCCGAGCGCCTGATCAAGGTGCGGCTCGATCATCCGATCGCCGCCTGCCTGGAGCTCGGCAATCAGCTGCGGCGGAAATTCGGGCTGAAACATGTGGAGGTGGTTCCGAGCGATCCCGCGTCGTCGTCGACGACGGTCGGTATCGCCGAGGCGGCCGCGGCCGAGATCGAGCGATGGCTGAAACGGGCCGAGCCCATCGTCCTCGCCATTGGGACCGGCCGCACCCTGAAGGCCGCCGTCGACCAGCTGCCGGCGATCGAATGTCCCAATCACCGCATCGTTTCGCTGACCGGCAATATCGCCCCGGACGGATCGGCGGCCTATTACAACGTCATTTTCAGCATGGCCGACGCCGTGAAGGCGCGGCACTATCCGATGCCGTTGCCGGTGCTCGTCACCTCGGCGGAGGAGCGGGAGCTGCTGCATGGCCAACAGCTGGTGCGCTCGACGCTGAATATGAGCGCACAAGCCGATGTCACCTTCGTCGGCATCGGCGAGCTCGGCATCGATGGGCCGCTCTGCGTCGACGGTTTTCTGGAGAAGGACGAGATGATGGAGCTGATGCGCGGGGGTGCCGTCGGCGAGATCTGCGGCTGGATCTTTGATGTCGACGGCAGGTTGATCGACAACCCGATCAACGAGCGCGTCGCGTCGGCGCCGATCCCGTCTCGCGACGCATCGATGGTCATTGGGCTGGCCAAGGGCAAGCGCAAGTTCAAGGCGATCAGGGCTGCCGTTGTCGGCCATCAAATCAATGCTTTGATCACCGATGAAGAGACTGCTGAGTTTTTGCTCAGGAATTGA
- a CDS encoding ABC transporter substrate-binding protein, translating to MTLKTFMLGACSALAFAGMASAETLTIATVNNGDMILMQKLTDDFKAKNPGIDLEWVTLEENVLRQKVTTDIATKGGQYDVLTIGTYEVPIWAKQGWLVPLDNLGANYDVDDLLPAIRSGLTMDGKLYAAPFYGESSMVMYRKDLFDAAGLKMPDAPTWDFIADAARKITNKDKEVYGICLRGKAGWGENMAFLTAMSNSFGARWFDESWKPQFDQPEWKDTLDFYVKLMKDAGPPGASSNGFNENLALFQTGKCGMWIDATVAASFVSNPKDSTVADKVGFALAPDKGLGKRGNWLWAWSLAIPAGSQKAEAAEKFVAWATSKDYTKLVAEKEGWLNAPPGTRTSLYANAEYQKAAPFAKMTIDSINAADPSKPTVKPVPYVGVQFVAIPEFQGIGTAVGQQFSAALAGQLSVDQALQAAQQLATREMTKAGYIK from the coding sequence ATGACATTGAAAACTTTTATGCTGGGCGCCTGCTCAGCACTGGCGTTTGCCGGCATGGCTTCGGCCGAGACGCTGACAATCGCAACCGTGAACAACGGCGATATGATCCTGATGCAGAAGCTGACGGATGATTTCAAGGCGAAGAACCCCGGCATCGACCTTGAATGGGTAACCCTCGAAGAGAACGTGCTGCGCCAGAAGGTCACGACCGACATCGCGACCAAGGGCGGCCAGTACGACGTTCTGACGATCGGCACTTATGAAGTTCCGATCTGGGCAAAGCAGGGCTGGCTGGTGCCGCTCGACAATCTCGGCGCCAATTACGACGTCGACGACCTGCTGCCGGCGATCCGCAGCGGCCTGACCATGGACGGCAAGCTTTATGCGGCTCCGTTCTACGGCGAAAGCTCGATGGTCATGTATCGCAAGGACCTGTTCGACGCCGCCGGCCTGAAGATGCCGGACGCCCCGACCTGGGACTTCATTGCCGACGCTGCGCGCAAGATCACCAACAAGGACAAGGAAGTCTACGGTATCTGCCTGCGCGGCAAGGCCGGCTGGGGCGAGAACATGGCCTTCCTGACGGCCATGTCCAACTCCTTCGGCGCCCGCTGGTTCGATGAAAGCTGGAAGCCGCAGTTCGACCAGCCCGAATGGAAGGACACGCTCGACTTCTACGTCAAGCTGATGAAAGATGCCGGCCCTCCGGGCGCTTCCTCCAACGGCTTCAACGAGAACCTGGCGCTCTTCCAGACCGGCAAGTGCGGCATGTGGATCGATGCCACCGTTGCCGCATCCTTCGTCAGCAATCCGAAGGACTCGACCGTCGCCGACAAGGTCGGCTTCGCGCTGGCTCCGGATAAGGGTCTCGGCAAGCGCGGCAACTGGTTGTGGGCCTGGAGCCTTGCCATCCCGGCAGGTTCGCAGAAGGCCGAAGCGGCCGAGAAGTTCGTCGCCTGGGCCACGAGCAAGGACTACACCAAGCTTGTCGCCGAGAAGGAAGGCTGGCTGAACGCACCTCCGGGCACCCGCACCTCGCTCTATGCGAATGCGGAATACCAGAAGGCGGCTCCCTTCGCCAAAATGACGATCGACTCGATCAACGCGGCCGATCCAAGCAAGCCGACCGTCAAGCCGGTTCCCTATGTCGGCGTCCAATTCGTGGCGATCCCGGAATTCCAGGGCATCGGCACGGCGGTGGGCCAGCAGTTCTCCGCAGCTCTTGCCGGCCAGCTCTCGGTCGACCAGGCCCTGCAGGCAGCACAGCAGTTGGCCACCCGCGAAATGACCAAGGCCGGCTACATTAAGTAA